Proteins from a genomic interval of Phlebotomus papatasi isolate M1 chromosome 3, Ppap_2.1, whole genome shotgun sequence:
- the LOC129805313 gene encoding clavesin-2-like has protein sequence MSEYFEFQWDMRSKISDVRMGTKKYYNVCNEPTEWNQALFRIKELIGASMDYALKDKSCYHDNDFLLRFLFARKFDVDEAFRLIVRYFAYLQKNHAIFQRLSVFDESVQLALRDGFPGVLPERDRRGRKVLVFFTANWDPALYSLLTVYRAMLLSLEKLLEDKQNQANGFVAIVDWSNLTLQKSSHLNPKILKLMIEGLQDCFPVQFKAIHFIGQTWYLEAAMAVIRQFLKEKTRSRIKLHSNLSTLHECIARDVLPTELGGEGPPFNPLEWYHSLLESTQESTNVSAQARPYYITQVTVYSTPPSSCIKNGNTASKKGSGDPARNSLLSLDDDI, from the exons ATGTCGGAATACTTTGAGTTCCAATGGGACATGCGTTCCAAAATCAGTGACGTGCGAATGGGCACCAAGAAGTACTACAATGTGTGCAATGAGCCCACCGAATGGAATCAGGCCCTCTTTCGCATCAAAGAACTAATTGGCGCCAGTATGGACTATGCTCTTAAGGATAAATCCTGCTATCATGACAACGACTTTCTCCTGCGGTTCCTCTTTGCGCGCAAATTCGACGTGGACGAAGCATTTAGACTCATCGTACGCTACTTTGCCTACCTACAGAAGAATCATGCTATTTTCCAAAGATTGTCCGTCTTCGATGAGAGTGTTCAGTTAGCCCTTCGGGATGGCTTCCCTGGCGTACTTCCAGAACGTGATCGACGTGGCCGGAAAGTCCTGGTATTCTTTACGGCCAATTGGGATCCAGCCCTATATTCTCTGCTCACTGTCTACCGAGCCATGTTGCTCTCACTGGAGAAATTGCTCGAAGACAAACAGAATCAGGCTAATGGATTTGTTGCCATCGTTGATTGGAGTAACCTCACACTTCAGAAGTCTTCCCACCTCAATCCAAAGATACTCAAGCTCATGATCGAGGGTCTGCAG GACTGTTTCCCAGTTCAGTTCAAAGCCATCCACTTCATCGGTCAGACGTGGTATTTAGAGGCAGCAATGGCTGTGATCCGACAGTTCCTGAAAGAGAAGACTCGTTCGCGAATTAAACTGCACAGCAATTTATCAACGCTGCACGAGTGCATCGCTCGGGATGTTCTACCCACAGAACTGGGCGGCGAAGGTCCTCCCTTCAATCCTCTCGAATGGTATCATTCACTTCTCGAATCCACCCAGGAGAGCACCAATGTCTCTGCCCAAGCCAGGCCCTACTATATCACTCAGGTCACCGTCTACTCAACCCCACCATCAAGTTGCATCAAGAATGGCAATACGGCCAGCAAAAAGGGTTCTGGGGATCCTGCCCGCAACTCGCTCTTGAGCCTCGATGACGATATCTGA